AAAGTTAGTTGCGCTCTAGATTCGTCTTAAAGGTTGCGGGTTAACACTTTCACGAAACTGTTCCACGGCTTCTGTATAACGAATGGGAAGAACGTATTCGAGGTTTTCGTGGGGACGGGCGATGATGTGGGTCGAGAGGACTTGACCACCTTTAACACGATTAGATGCCGCTTCTGTCCCCGCCGATACGGAGGCCTGTACCTCCGAAACGTCTCCTCGGACGATGACGGTGACGCGACCACTACCAATTTTTTCGTAACCTACTAGGGTTACGCGGGCGGCTTTCACCATGGCATCGGCCGCCTCGACGACGGCTGGGAAACCCAAGGTTTCCACCATGCCCACTGCAATTGACATAATATTTTTGTCTCCTAATGGTTGGCTTTCTTCGACTCTATAGATGCTGACCCCGATCAACGGTGTTTAATAGCTGCGGAATTGCTCTACTTCTTCGGTGTAGCGAATGGGCAGCACGTATTCGAGGTTTTCGTGGGGACGGGCGATGATATGGGTAGATAGCACTTGTCCTCCGTTAACCCGGTTGGCGTTTTCCACTCCGGCAGCCACAGAAGCTTGCACTTCTGAAACGTCTCCCCGGACAATGACAGTGACGCGACCACTACCGATCTTTTCGTAACCCACTAGAGTCACCCTGGCGGCCTTGACCATGGCATCGGCCGCTTCCACAACGGCGGGAAATCCTAGGGTTTCAATCATTCCTACTGCAATTGGCATTTTTTTGTTCCTCGCTTGTCAAGCCAAACTAAACTATTAATTTCGTTAGCGTTATCAACTTTGTTTCAGTCAAATTCTTTCCTTGTTACTTTTCCTGCTCTAGCTTTGGTGGCAGTCGGGATCGTGGCAAGGTGGGTAAGACCATCCTGAATTTTATCTCGATCGTGACCGTTTTCATCCACTAATTTTATTTTCTAGGGCTGGTTGGTAAAAATTTGACGAGTCAGGCAAAATTATCAACCTAAAAAAAGCATAGGAAACTATGACACCTTTGACAATATAAAACATTATGATTATTTCTCATCTTCAGGTTAACGAAAGTTAATCATTCCTTCCCTTCGCCCATCAGCCTCAGCAATTCTCAGGAGATTTACAGCTAAAACCCTTGCTAAGAGCGGATTTTCGCTTTAACTTCTCTCTTGGCGGCTTGCTTGTCTTGGCTGGATTTATTGGCAGATAAAAGCCTATTTTTCGCTGATTTCGGCTTTTTTATAATTTTTTTATACTATATACGGCTGGGAGTGGGGAGTGGGGAGCCTTTTTCAGTGATCAGTAAACAGTGAAATGAAAACTCCCATCCGATCA
This Microcystis wesenbergii NRERC-220 DNA region includes the following protein-coding sequences:
- a CDS encoding carbon dioxide-concentrating mechanism protein CcmK, translated to MSIAVGMVETLGFPAVVEAADAMVKAARVTLVGYEKIGSGRVTVIVRGDVSEVQASVSAGTEAASNRVKGGQVLSTHIIARPHENLEYVLPIRYTEAVEQFRESVNPQPLRRI
- a CDS encoding carbon dioxide-concentrating mechanism protein CcmK, producing MPIAVGMIETLGFPAVVEAADAMVKAARVTLVGYEKIGSGRVTVIVRGDVSEVQASVAAGVENANRVNGGQVLSTHIIARPHENLEYVLPIRYTEEVEQFRSY